The following coding sequences are from one Salvia hispanica cultivar TCC Black 2014 chromosome 3, UniMelb_Shisp_WGS_1.0, whole genome shotgun sequence window:
- the LOC125216759 gene encoding E3 ubiquitin-protein ligase PUB24-like: MGEEIEFPQYFLCPISLQIMRDPVTTVTGITYDRDSIEQWLATAAVCPVTKQPLPPTSDLTPNHMLRRLIQAWCTANAVDRIPTPKSPLQKSIVLKLIRELNRRSDADRSTQMNALTVIDKLAAENDGVNRHIMAEAGVPNAMLSFILKSFKIGEILGVEEALRVLKLTWTPEAEIGFVGENSDVIESIMWILKIEIEDSAKLNALIALKNLIEIETSTLIEKLNLEFFEKMVRMMKEKKFAQSAIQVLIETCSWGRNRAMIVAAGAVAELIEMELRSNQENKRATEVVFGLLAQLCSCAEGRQELLKHAAGMAVVAKRLLRNSAATDDRALCVMESVARFAATKEVVAEMLRVGAVAKLCMVMQADCADYLKRKAREILRLHSGDWSNSPCIQVYLLTRNPR, encoded by the coding sequence atgggtgaagaaattgaatttcCCCAATACTTCCTCTGCCCAATCTCACTCCAAATCATGAGAGATCCCGTCACCACCGTCACCGGCATCACCTACGACCGCGACAGCATCGAGCAATGGCTCGCCACCGCCGCCGTCTGCCCCGTCACCAAGCAGCCGCTGCCGCCGACCTCCGATCTCACCCCCAATCACATGCTCCGACGCCTCATCCAAGCCTGGTGCACCGCTAACGCCGTCGATCGCATCCCCACCCCCAAATCCCCTCTCCAAAAATCAATCGTCCTCAAACTAATCCGCGAGCTCAATCGGAGATCAGACGCCGATCGCTCGACGCAGATGAACGCTCTCACCGTAATCGACAAGCTCGCGGCGGAGAACGACGGCGTTAATCGCCATATCATGGCGGAGGCCGGCGTGCCTAATGCGATGCTCTCGTTTATCTTGAAATCCTTCAAAATCGGCGAGATTTTGGGGGTTGAGGAGGCGCTGAGAGTTCTCAAGCTGACGTGGACGCCGGAAGCTGAGATCGGCTTCGTCGGAGAGAATTCCGATGTAATCGAATCGATCATGTGGATTTTGAAGATCGAAATTGAGGATTCAGCGAAATTGAATGCGCTAATAGCCTTGAAGAATCTGATAGAAATTGAAACCTCAACCCTAATTGAGAAGCTAAATCTCGAATTCTTCGAGAAAATGGTGAGGAtgatgaaggagaagaaaTTCGCGCAATCGGCGATTCAGGTTCTGATAGAGACGTGCTCGTGGGGGCGGAATCGGGCGATGATCGTGGCGGCGGGGGCGGTGGCGGAGCTGATCGAGATGGAGCTGAGAAGCAATCAGGAGAATAAGAGGGCGACGGAGGTGGTGTTCGGGCTGCTGGCGCAGCTGTGCTCGTGCGCGGAGGGGCGGCAGGAGCTGCTGAAGCACGCGGCGGGGATGGCGGTGGTGGCGAAGAGGCTGCTGAGGAACTCGGCGGCGACGGACGACCGCGCGCTGTGCGTGATGGAGTCGGTGGCGCGGTTCGCGGCGACGAAGGAGGTGGTGGCGGAGATGCTGAGGGTGGGGGCGGTGGCGAAGCTGTGTATGGTGATGCAGGCGGATTGCGCCGATTACTTGAAGAGGAAAGCGAGGGAGATTTTGAGGCTGCATTCCGGTGATTGGAGCAATTCGCCTTGTATACAAGTTTATCTTCTAACTAGAAACCCTAGATAG
- the LOC125211443 gene encoding NDR1/HIN1-like protein 10: MDDRNRPVTGYPAANPQTNGYSAAGPPPAGTAYPYAAAAPPPSAYYYQTNPYQHHNYQYDADSIHRATCLRRIFAFVIGLVVIFGTVTFIVWLVLRPQLPEFRVDSFSISNFTIGNDSLTSFTSELKLTARNPNKKMTLGYDQVQTAIFYQAYSLSETSVAPFYQGTRNETSLTARFADAGSFLDKSAVDGITRERGKNGNVNFNVRVVSRVRFEAKAWRTRRRFLKVFCGDLVLGLATNGASGALTGGARQCRVGI; this comes from the coding sequence ATGGACGACCGCAACAGGCCTGTCACAGGCTACCCGGCCGCAAATCCGCAGACCAACGGCTACTCCGCCGCCGGCCCGCCGCCTGCCGGAACCGCCTATCCCTACGCCGCCGCGGCTCCTCCCCCCAGCGCCTACTACTACCAGACCAATCCCTACCAGCACCACAACTACCAGTACGACGCCGACTCCATCCACCGCGCCACCTGCCTCCGCCGCATCTTCGCCTTCGTGATCGGCCTCGTCGTCATCTTCGGCACCGTCACCTTCATCGTCTGGCTCGTCCTCCGCCCCCAGCTCCCCGAGTTCCGAGTCGACTCGTTCTCCATCTCCAATTTCACGATCGGCAACGACTCGCTCACCTCCTTCACCTCCGAGCTCAAGCTCACCGCCAGAAACCCTAACAAAAAGATGACGCTCGGCTACGATCAAGTCCAGACCGCCATTTTCTACCAAGCCTACTCCCTCTCCGAGACCTCCGTCGCGCCCTTCTACCAGGGCACGAGGAACGAGACCTCTCTCACGGCCAGATTCGCCGACGCCGGGAGCTTTCTCGACAAGTCGGCGGTGGATGGGATTACTCGCGAGAGGGGGAAGAATGGCAATGTCAACTTCAATGTGAGGGTGGTTTCTAGGGTTCGGTTCGAGGCGAAGGCGTGGAGGACTCGGAGGAGGTTTCTCAAGGTTTTTTGCGGGGATCTGGTGCTTGGATTGGCGACCAATGGGGCGTCGGGGGCGTTAACTGGCGGAGCGAGGCAGTGCCGCGTTGGGATTTGA
- the LOC125210710 gene encoding uncharacterized protein LOC125210710 → MESTTPNWTEKVEDLVHAGEVDQAIAFLESTVSNLEHQFKTHQFGRVPSPSSVPHQLATALQDLSKLYSAQGFSLRADQTLSRALQIKHAKGGSRDEVTSDDNAGHGCGESSSSHLKSGGIPLEDDAEDDWEAIADCSPEELLSPQSLPGISKLSLEDSKAQSTKRRGRGTFSYKKQGLYSDSQSNEPCIDDSEDTSSCQEEDLEKRSEMYGTRHILVLANLNLSTRTTDLERLLGSFKDRFVIRWVNDTTALAVFRTPSDALEALNSTRCPFTVRLLDEDEELFSKIPPKDLEPPRQRPQTSARTAQRLIAQSMGIKLPSSFGSNELRKQEQARKNRIVSRQNMRDDAWGDEDPK, encoded by the exons ATGGAGAGCACGACGCCCAACTGGACTGAGAAGGTGGAAGACCTCGTTCACGCCGGAGAAGTCGACCAAGCTATCGCTTTTCTTGAATCCACAGTCTCCAATCTTGAACACCAATTCAAAACTCATCAATTTGGCCGAGTGCCGTCGCCCTCTTCCGTACCCCATCAGTTGGCCACTGCTCTTCAAGACCTCTCCAAGCTTTATTCCGCTCAAGGCTTCTCTCTCAGAGCTGATCAAACACTCTCCCGCGCCCTCCAAATCAAACACGCCAAAGG GGGTTCACGGGATGAAGTTACTTCTGATGATAATGCAGGACATG GTTGTGGTGAGAGTTCTTCTTCACACTTGAAAAGTGGTGGCATCCCACTGGAGGATGATGCTGAAGACG atTGGGAAGCTATAGCAGATTGTTCCCCAGAGGAGTTACTTTCCCCACAATCTTTACCAGGGATATCAAAACTTTCTCTGGAAGACTCAAAAGCTCAATCCACCAAGAGGCGAGGAAGGGGAACATTTTCGTACAAGAAGCAGGGCCTTTACAGTGATAGCCAGTCTAATGAACCTTGTATTGATGACTCCGAAGATACGTCTTCATGCCAAGAGGAAGACCTGGAAAAAAGAAGCG AAATGTATGGTACACGCCATATTCTTGTTCTAGCTAACTTGAATCTAAGCACTAGGACGACTGACCTTGAGAGGTTACTGGGGAGCTTCAAAGATCGTTTTGTAATTCGCTGGGTGAATGATACAACTGCACTAGCTGTATTTAGAACACCATCTGATG CTCTTGAGGCTCTCAACTCCACCAGATGCCCCTTTACAGTCCGTCTACTTGACGAGGACGAAGAACTTTTCAGCAAAATTCCACCAAAAG ATTTGGAACCACCCCGGCAGCGGCCTCAGACATCAGCAAGAACTGCTCAAAGATTGATTGCACAGAGCATGGGAATAAAACTGCCCTCGTCGTTTGGATCCAACGAGCTACGGAAGCAAGAACAAGCCAGGAAAAATCGGATAGTCTCGAGGCAAAATATGCGGGATGATGCTTGGGGTGATGAAGATCCAAAGTAA